Genomic segment of Pasteurella multocida subsp. multocida OH4807:
GCCTTCTTCTACTTTTTTCATTAAACGATCAATTAAGATTTTTTCACTACGGAAGCTGTCACGGCGGTGGACTAAATGGACTTCAGAGGCAATATTGGCTAGATATAACGCTTCTTCAACAGCGGTATTGCCCCCACCGATAACCGCAACAGGTTTGTTACGATAGAAAAAACCATCACAAGTTGCACAAGCCGATACCCCACGTCCTTTATAGGCTTCTTCAGAAGGTAAACCTAAATAACGGGCAGAAGCACCTGTTGCAATGATTAACGCATCGCAACTAAAAGTTTGCACATCACCATATAATTTGAACGGGCGAGAAGATAAATCAACGCGGTTGATATGATCAAAAATGATCTCAGTGTCAAATTTTTCTGCATGTTGTAACATGCGTTGCATTAATTCAGGTCCTGTTGTCTCACCAAAATCCCCTGGCCAGTTCTCGATTTCCGTTGTCGTCGTGAGTTGACCGCCTTGTTGTAGCCCTGTGACTAAAACGGGTTTTAAATTCGCACGCGCAGCATAAATTGCTGCAGTATAGCCAGCGGGACCTGAGCCTAAAATTAATAATTTGCTATGTTTAATTGAGTCCATTTTATTCATCCTTTATATAACATGTCGTGTACGTATTATAGACGCTTCATGCCGTACAGGCTATCACTAATCCTACTATTAATATAATAGGGAGTATAACAAACGACGATATTGATTACTCAGCGGGTCAGCTTGTCCAATCGCCGCAATAATGGAAAGAAATTGCTGTTTCACTTCGCCATTTTCTGCATTGAGATCGCGTTTTAATAAATCAAACAAGAGCGATAATGCCTCTTCATTACGGTTTGCCTGATGGAGTTGAACGGCTAATTTTAATGCCAATTGCCCTGTAGGTTGACGGGCAAAGTCTGCTTGCAGTTGTTGAATTTCTGGGGTATCAGCAGCTTGGATCAATAAATCAATTTGGGCAGATAATCCTTGCCAGCGGCTATCCCGATCTTGTCGCGGAACTTGATTTAAAATGGCTTGTGCGGGTTCAGTTTTTTTCATCGCAATATAGGTTTCTGCATACAGTAGCGCAATATCACTATTGCGTTTGTCTGACAGTTCCCAAGCCTCTTTTAATAATGGCAGAGCGTCTTGGTATTGTTCTGTTTCAAGTAACGTTAATGCCTGCATAAATTTGATTTCTTCTTCCTTGGGTAAGATGAGCGCGAGACGCTGTTGTAACGTCTGTTCATCTAACGCCCCTTGAAACGCATCTAGTGCTTGTCCTGCTTTGAAGAGATAAGTTGTAGGCAGTGTTTGAAGACGGAATTGTGCGGCAATATTTTGTTCTTGTTCACAATTGACTTTGGCGAGAACAAATTGCCCTTGATATTGTTCTGCATAACGTTGCAATAACGCAGTAAAGTCAACCGAAGCGGGATGACTCGGGGCATAAAACGTGATGACCAACGGGGATTGTTGTGATAACTGCAATGTTTCAGTTAAGTTTTGTTCATTAATTTCAATCAAATAGTGTGGGCTACCCATGTCATTATCCTTGTGATTTTCAAATGACTTCATTCTAGCAAAGCTCTCTCTCAGAAAATAGCGTTATATGATGATAAAGATTTAATGTATTGCACTTAGCAAATGACACATTTTTATTTATAATATGATTTATTTCAATGAGTTAGCTGTACAAAATGTATCAAAATTTAGTTCGTTATTTAAAAAGAAGAGCATTTTATATTTGGTTATTTGTCTTTTCTTTTTGGTCTTTTTTCATTTCACCCGAGTCAAGTACACCTTACGCCATATTTGGCACCTTTATTTTTTATTACTTACTGTATTCTTATCATGAAAGACTGTTTTCTGTTGTCATTAGTTTTATCACGGTTACATTGGCTGTGTATTATCCCATTTCACTTTATTATGGTTCATTAAACTCGGGCATGGTGGCAGCATTTTTGGAAACGTCTGTTTCAGAGTCGTTGGAGTTTATCCAGAAAATCTCGTTGTCACATCTGATGGTGCCATTATTTTATATTTTGTGTGCTGTAGTTTTACTTCGTCTCAAAAAATATCACCAACGCTCTCCTATAGATAAGAAAAAACGCATGATGCAGAGGGGATTATGTCTTGTTTTTGCTTTCACGCTCGTTTTTGCACCAACACAATTTTATTTCACACATGCTAGCGAAGACGAAGAAACGAGATGGACATTAGCGAATAGTCCGATTAATAGTATTTCTTTTTACGTCAATATTTATGACAGTGTACGTGATTATGTGATGGAAAAAGCAGCATTAGAACAGGCTGCGTCAGCTACACCTCCTTGGCAAATCCAATCAGTTTCGCCTACATACCGAAATTATGTCTTGATTATAGGAGAAAGTGCGCGTCGAGATTACCTGTCTACATATGGTTTTTCTTTAACAACAACGCCTTTTCTCGATCAAACAAAAGGATATATCAATAGTGGTTATATTTCGGCTGCACCAGCGACGTATCATTCGCTTTTAAAATCCTTGTATTTTAAAAAAGAGAAGAAAGTGGATTATCGTTATAACATTATTACGCTTGCTAAAGCGGCGAATATTGAGACAAATTGGTTATCTAATCAAGGAAGTATTGGAAAATACGATACGATGGCAAGCCGAATTGGTGCGAGTGCAGATTTTTTCTATTTTACTAAAAAGGGCGGGTTTAATACGGGGAATAATGAAGATGATGTGAAACTGGTTGAACAATTAAAAGCGCGCTTAGCAAGCCCGCCCTTGACTCCTGCACGAGCGAGATTATTTGTTTTACACTTAATGGGGTCGCACCAAGATTTTTGTCAGCGTATTCAGGAACACGAGAAAAAATTAACGTTTGTGAATGAAAAAATGTCTTGCTATGTCAACAGTATTTTGAAAACCGATACATTAATCCAAGAAGTCGTGCAGTTATTAAAAGAGAAAAATGAACCTTATTCGCTTATTTATTTTTCTGATCATGGTTTGAATCATATTGAGAAAGAAAACCCAAGCACATTGAATTTGGATTACGATGTCAAATTTAAATCAAATTATGAGGTGCCATTTGTTAAATTGGCAAGTGATGACAGGGTACGAAACCTGGTGAATGTAAAGCGCAGTGCGGTTAATTTTATGTATGGGTTCGCACAGTGGCTAAATATTACGACACAAGAATTAGATCCATACTATGATTTCTTTTCACAGAAAGACGATGAACATATCAAAGTGTTTAACTTTGAGAAACATGTCGATTTTGATGAATTAGTTGATGATCCGATCACGTTTTAATCGCATCATCATGGTTATGGTCGTTTATGTAAAAACAGCACGGTTATTACGTGCTGTTTTTGTTTATTCTGCATCTTGTTCTGTTTTTACAATTTCATCTTCGCTGAG
This window contains:
- a CDS encoding hypothetical protein (COG2194 Predicted membrane-associated, metal-dependent hydrolase); the protein is MYQNLVRYLKRRAFYIWLFVFSFWSFFISPESSTPYAIFGTFIFYYLLYSYHERLFSVVISFITVTLAVYYPISLYYGSLNSGMVAAFLETSVSESLEFIQKISLSHLMVPLFYILCAVVLLRLKKYHQRSPIDKKKRMMQRGLCLVFAFTLVFAPTQFYFTHASEDEETRWTLANSPINSISFYVNIYDSVRDYVMEKAALEQAASATPPWQIQSVSPTYRNYVLIIGESARRDYLSTYGFSLTTTPFLDQTKGYINSGYISAAPATYHSLLKSLYFKKEKKVDYRYNIITLAKAANIETNWLSNQGSIGKYDTMASRIGASADFFYFTKKGGFNTGNNEDDVKLVEQLKARLASPPLTPARARLFVLHLMGSHQDFCQRIQEHEKKLTFVNEKMSCYVNSILKTDTLIQEVVQLLKEKNEPYSLIYFSDHGLNHIEKENPSTLNLDYDVKFKSNYEVPFVKLASDDRVRNLVNVKRSAVNFMYGFAQWLNITTQELDPYYDFFSQKDDEHIKVFNFEKHVDFDELVDDPITF
- a CDS encoding hypothetical protein (COG0492 Thioredoxin reductase), giving the protein MDSIKHSKLLILGSGPAGYTAAIYAARANLKPVLVTGLQQGGQLTTTTEIENWPGDFGETTGPELMQRMLQHAEKFDTEIIFDHINRVDLSSRPFKLYGDVQTFSCDALIIATGASARYLGLPSEEAYKGRGVSACATCDGFFYRNKPVAVIGGGNTAVEEALYLANIASEVHLVHRRDSFRSEKILIDRLMKKVEEGKIILHTHRTLDEVLGDNMGVTGIRLKDTQSDQTEVLMLDGVFVAIGHAPNTDIFAGQLELNNGYIVVKSGLAGNATATSVEGVFAAGDVMDHNYRQAITSAGTGCMAALDAERYLDALAG
- a CDS encoding thioredoxin domain-containing protein (COG3118 Thioredoxin domain-containing protein); amino-acid sequence: MGSPHYLIEINEQNLTETLQLSQQSPLVITFYAPSHPASVDFTALLQRYAEQYQGQFVLAKVNCEQEQNIAAQFRLQTLPTTYLFKAGQALDAFQGALDEQTLQQRLALILPKEEEIKFMQALTLLETEQYQDALPLLKEAWELSDKRNSDIALLYAETYIAMKKTEPAQAILNQVPRQDRDSRWQGLSAQIDLLIQAADTPEIQQLQADFARQPTGQLALKLAVQLHQANRNEEALSLLFDLLKRDLNAENGEVKQQFLSIIAAIGQADPLSNQYRRLLYSLLY